The DNA window ggcggcgcacgagctggcccggagcggcggcggcggcggcggcgtgcgcgtgACCGTGTACGAGAAGGAGGACTGCCTCGGTGGGCACGCCCGCACCGTGGCCGtcgaggacgccgccgccggcaccgtCCACCTCGACCTCGGCTTCATGGTCTTCAACCGGGTACGTGCCGTCCATTCGCCCGCTACTCCGAACCGAATAAAGAACTTGCCTGGCCGATGGCCGTAGCTACACCACGCACTCTTTTTCTCGTGCTGCTCCGCGGCGCATCCACGGGCATTCTGTGCCGTTGGCATCAACAGGGCAGCGGCTCTTGATTTCCTCTTCCTTTTTAGGCGCTCCTGCAGCACCTAATCTTTTCCTTTCAAAAATTAGCTGAGCTACTCCCCATTTCCGTGTCTTCTATTTTGGTGCATTTTCATGTTTTTGTCTTCCTATTCATGGCAGAACTGAGTGGGCATACATGGATTAGACTAGGTCATTCACCGAAGAGGATTAGCTAGTCCACGCTTAATTAGTGGTTCGACAATAGGGcgcaaataaataaataaatgtaTTAATTTTGCAAACACAAGGGGAAACCCGGGGGAAGGGTGATGAGTTGCAAGTGCAGGGCGGGCGGGGCGACgtggaggcggcagccaccttaCAAGCTAACATGGCCACGAGCAAAACAGGTAGGGGCAGTGCATGGATTTCCTTGGCTTGGCTCCCTTTATCTAGTATCTATATCCTCCGTTTCCCACTTGTAACATGCTAGTATAGTCTACCACTAGTCGCCTTGCTTGCGACGACCATTGGCCAGTACGATTACTGGCACTAGAAGAGGCTAGCGTAATTAGGCGCGCTGTCAGCCTCAAGCTGGTACTCTCCGACCTACTGTCCAGCCTCTAGCTCCGCCTAGTCTATCCCTCGGTACCGGTGAAAAATCTGTTCTGTTCTTGAGTTTTTCTAAAAAAGAAAATCTGGATACACACACAATGTACTCTGTATAGGCAGCTGAGCTTGTTGGTCCCAACAGTGAACAGTGACCTGACCTGTCCTTGCAAGAGGACATGCATGTACTGATCCTGCCATGCTGTTATCTGTCCCGGCTTCTCCGACCTCGCCGGGCCCCTGAATCCTTTTGGCTTGGCTCGTTTCGGATGCTCGGCTCGATCTGGAACTCTCTCCATCTAGTCTTTACGGACGGTACATGTCTCTTTCATCTCTCGTAAAAGAAAAGTCCCTTTCACCTTAGATTAATAGTATGCGTGCGTTTACTCTTTTTCCCCCTCGGACAAGTCCAACTCTGCCCTTTGTTAGTAGGCCCCACAGCAATTTGGACTAGTCAGACGCCACACACCTCGTCTCACGCTCTTCCCGGTCGAAGccagcccgccgccgcggctccGGTGCAGGTGCAGCCACCTGACGGAAGAGCTGCGAGCCTGCTACTGCCTCTGCTAAGGAGTAGGGGAGAGCTCCCCCTCGGTTTCTCCTCGAGGCCAGGCCGGAGCAGCCGCTCGGCCAAGCAACACGAGCAAGCATCCTGCTGCTAGCTGCTGTAGAGTGGCAATTGACCAAGACAAGGTGGGATGTGGATCCACGCGGGTCGGCCTGCGCCCATGCGCGCTCATTGTCCACTCTGtcgccccgccccccccccccccccccacccccgccgtCTGCGCGTCAGGTGTTCGTCGAAATGGCAGTGAGGCACGCCGCTCACAGAGTCCTGGTCTCTCTTTGTGTCGGCGATCAGTGGCACTAGGTGCAGCACAGTGGACCGCCAGGCCGTCCATGGAGGATTCCCCCCATGGAAAGCCAGGAATCGGGGGAGTGCTCAAGGTGGATGGCCGTGCGCGGTGCGCTCCGGCGCGTACATGTCGCCACAGCCAAGGAGGTCGAGAAGAAAGGCTTGGCGAACCGTCCCGACGAGTGGCGACCCACAGATAGTGTCAACCTCTGCCTCCAGGGTATGCCTGATTACCAGTTCAGTTCGTCCCTTATATTCTCCAGCTTTGCTCTCTTAGTCGGTATTTGTCCATGCGTGGCTGCTATCATTATCAGTGGGTTAACTTTTGCAGAATGTGTTAGTAAACTACTCTGCAAACCCACACTTTACGAAATCTGATCAGTGGACGTATTTGACACAGCAATAAAGAGAATTGCATGTTAGTGTGTATAATGTATCTACTTCGTGGAACAACTGACTTGCATAAGTTTTGATCAGGAAAAAGAACTAATGTAGGGTGGCTTATATGTCAGTGGCATGGTAGGGCCATGCGCATCATGATGTGAGGTGAGCACATTGTTCAGACTTCAGATGGCCTCTGTTTATGATCCACCTAAGTCCCAACCAACCCCACAATGGATTGTGTCCAGCCCACATGGCAATTGCTGTGGCACTAAAATGTTGGAACACCTTATCACAATCCATCAAAAGTGGCAGGGTGGAGCCCCTTGATCAACATGGTTTAAACTTTTAAAATGCACAGACAAGTGAAATGTAACTTAAATTTACTGGTTTTCAGTAATTTTTACCAATAAGTGAGTTTTGTGGATACACCATGATTTACGATTTCGACCTGCAGTGCACCACTTATGACATGAGTTTTTGTGCAACCACTTGAATTTACTTGATGTGAACATTGTGTTTTCGTATGTCATATTGTGACATAAAAATGCACTAAATGGCAGGTAACATACCCAAACATGCTGGAATGGTTTGAAGGGCTCGGGGTGGATATGGAGATATCTGACATGTCCTTCTCAGTGAGCACACAATTGGGGACCAGCGGTGGCAGATGCGAGTGGGGCAGCCGCAATGGCATCTCAGGCCTCTTGGCACAGAAAAGCAATGCAATCAGCCCTAGTTTCTGGCGCATGATCCGTGAGATACTCAAGTTCAAGAACGATGCTCTCAAGTGATAATACATCTTGATCTCATTCCGAGCTAACGAGCTAACTAGCATTAGCTATGGAGTCATTGCATACTTAGTTGTCTACTTACTAACAGTATATAGTAACCCAGACCTGATGCATGTGTTGCAGGTACTTGGAGGACCGTGAAAACAACCCTGATATGGACCGGAATGAGACTCTCGGGCAATTTATTCAGTCTCATGGATATTCCCAATTCTTCCAAGAGGCTTACCTTGTACTCCTCTATTCTCTATTTATCTGTATGTTTTAAATCGATGGCAAACTAACACGGCACATTTGCTTTGTTGCAGATCCCGATCTGTGCGTGTATATGGTCATGTCCATCTCAAGGGGTGTTGGGATTCTCTGCTTTCTTTGTGCTCTCATTCTGCCGCAACCACCACCTTCTTCAGGTGAACAAAGATCAAACTCGCTAGCTAGGGTGACTAGTTCCTGGTTATGGATGCTAATTTTGTTTCTTTTATCTGGATTGTGTGTTCAGCTGTTTGGTCGCCCCCAGTGGCTCACTGTCAAGGGCCGTTCCCATAGCTATGTGCACAAGGTTCTGTGCTCTACTTTGTTTTCTATCTCTCTCCTTTCCCCACTTAAAAGagcaaattaaaaaaaaaggatGATTGATCAACACAACTAGTGCATAAAAACAGGTAAGGGAGGAGTTGGAAAGCATGGGTTGCCAAATTAAAACCAGCTGTGAAATTAAATCTGTTTCAAGTTCCAATGGAGGTACTGCCAATGCAAGCTCTCCATCCAGAATTTCTTCTGATTGTCATTTGGTGACTAATCCAAAACAAGTGATTAATGTTGTGTTGTTTACAGCAGGTCTCAGGGTTACAACTTTTGATGGTTCAGAGGAGATGTATGACAGAGTCATATTTGGTGTCCACGCACCTGATGCTCTAAAGCTTCTAGGAGCTGAAGCAACACACGAGGAATTGAGAATCCTTGGTGCTTTTCAGTATGTCAGCAGGTAATGCAAGCTATACACTACAGATCTAGGTTTTCTGATTGGATCTGATCTCTATCTCCATCTTCACTGCAGTGATATATACCTCCATTGTGATAAAAGTATGATGCCACAGAGTTCATCAGCATGGAGTTCCTGGAATTTCCGGGGGACGACAAGCAAGGGGGTTTGTGTAACCTACTGGCTAAATCTGCTTCAGGTAGCTATCTTACCTTAGCATGGATAGCAGCATCTAACAATTTATTGTTGAgcttaatatatatatatacacatatatatatcacaaTGTACTTTGATTAATAGAAGCTCCTTGGAATCTCTTTTAGAACATAGAATCTACAGACAGGCCTTTTCTGGTGACACTGAACCCTCCTAATGTCCCGGATCATGTCTTGCTCAAATGGTACACTAGCCACCCTGTCCCATCTGTGGCTGCCGCAAAGGCTtctcttgagcttcatcacattcaaggaaacagaggaatTTGGTTCTGCGGGGCCTATCAAGGTAAGCTACTCCATTATTAATTTAGTAATACATACATTACTTGCATCAAGAACTAACTTTCATAAATTTTGCCAAAGGACATCCTGACATTATTGTTTTTGCTGTAAGGAAAATCTTGATCTTTGCTGTTGGGACACTACAAAAGGCCAGTGTCCTACAGAAATTGTTGAAAACAACTGATCTTTGCTGCATGGCACTAGATTGTGCCTTGCGGAAAATATAAACACTTTTGTAGTGTCCAACCAACAAAGATCAACTTTTTTAGCGTCTTTCAGCAAATGGCACAAAGTAGGAGTGTTCTTTAGATAAATTTGCCAACTATTTTTAAGGATGTCAGAAATTAGAATACTGTGGTTAGGTCTAAAATGTATGTTTCTTCTGCTTGGCTAACAGGTTATGGTTTCCATGAAGATGGACTCAAGGTACTGTACTATTACCTTCACTGCACAACCTGCCTACTTCAATTTCTGGACAGAATTATTACTTTTGTTAATTTATGTTGGATATGTGAATACGTCTTCCGATATAACATAGAGATTGATGCGTGCATGCAGGCTGGGAAATCTGCAGCCCAAGATTTGCTAGGTAAGAAGAGTGGCCTTTTGGTGAACCCAAAGCAGATGGTCCCATCGTGGACTGAGGCTGGGGCGCGTCTTCTGGTAGCAAGATTTCTTGGCCAATATGTATCCGTTGGTAACTTGGTGTGAGTTCTTCTACCAATTGGCCAATGTATCACAGAAATGTCTAATTGTGACTCCTCTCATTTAATCAATTCTGCATGTAGCTTGCTTGAAGAAGGAGGCACTATGTTCAGTTTTGGTGAAACTGGCAAAAAATGCCATGCAAAATCTGTCCTGCGAGTTCATGACCCCATGTTTTACTGGAAGGTTCTCTTTTCTCTTCTCACCATTCTGGTCCACCACCTTTCTTGGCTCAGATCTCTCATGTCACGTGAAATTCATCTTTAGGTTGCAACTGAAGCAGACCTTGGCTTGGCAGACGCCTATATTAACGGTTATTTCTCTTTTGTTGACAAGAGAGAAGGTCTTCTGAATCTTTTTCTGGCAAGTTAATCTTACAATCTGAATATTTAAGTCAAAAAATTGGCACATGCAGATTTATACTCCTAGTTTGTTTAATTTTGGATTACATCTATGAACCATTTCTCCACAGATCCTCATTGCAAACAGGGATGCAAACAAGAGTAATAGCAGTGGGGCCAGTAAAAGGTTACAGTCTCCTCCAAAATTTTCCTTTTTATGAATTAAAATCAAGCAGTATATAAGAACTACGGTACTAAAGACTACCTGCCAATGCTTATGTAATCATCAAGACTACCTGCCAATGCTTATGTAATCATCTACATGTGTAATTTCTATGGTCATCAGGGGTTGGTGGACACCCCTACTTTTGACAGCTGGGGTCGCCTCAGCTAAATACTTCCTCCGTCACATTTCAAGGAAGAATTCTGTCACACAAACACGTCAAAACATCTCTCAACACTATGATCTGGTCAGTAGCACTAGCGCTTCTCATTATGCTTTAGGTTCCCATCTATGTTTACAATAGCTTTCAAATAATTTCATCATTGATAATGCCTTCCACAACCAGTGCAAATTGATTCTCTTTTTCTCTCAGGTCCACTGACATTTGTTTTCTCCTTCTTTGCATTAATTCTTTTTCTTCTTATGTTCATGCAGAGTAATGAGTTCTTCTCACTTTTCCTGGATCCATCCATGACTTACTCTTGCGCCATCTTCAAGGTTTGCCTTGTGATCAACTAGCTAGTGCCATTCATAATTAACTTGGTCGTGCACCTTGTAAATTTCCTGCTCTAGTGCCGTGAAATGCTGATGCTTGATATTGTTCATGGCCCTGGTAGACGGAGGATGAAAGCTTAGAGGCAGCCCAGCTACGTAAAGTTGGCCTTCTAATCGACAAGGTACTACATACTGAAACTACCAATTTAGTTAATATTGTTTGATAGTACATAACTGGATATAAATTCACGCATACTTGTATATTACATGGCCTGATGGATCACCAATATAGTAATGATAATTACAAATATATTCATGCACGCATGTGTATTATGATC is part of the Panicum hallii strain FIL2 chromosome 2, PHallii_v3.1, whole genome shotgun sequence genome and encodes:
- the LOC112880375 gene encoding uncharacterized protein LOC112880375 isoform X1 → MRVAVVGAGVSGLAAAHELARSGGGGGGVRVTVYEKEDCLGGHARTVAVEDAAAGTVHLDLGFMVFNRVTYPNMLEWFEGLGVDMEISDMSFSVSTQLGTSGGRCEWGSRNGISGLLAQKSNAISPSFWRMIREILKFKNDALKYLEDRENNPDMDRNETLGQFIQSHGYSQFFQEAYLIPICACIWSCPSQGVLGFSAFFVLSFCRNHHLLQLFGRPQWLTVKGRSHSYVHKVREELESMGCQIKTSCEIKSVSSSNGAGLRVTTFDGSEEMYDRVIFGVHAPDALKLLGAEATHEELRILGAFQYVSSDIYLHCDKSMMPQSSSAWSSWNFRGTTSKGVCVTYWLNLLQNIESTDRPFLVTLNPPNVPDHVLLKWYTSHPVPSVAAAKASLELHHIQGNRGIWFCGAYQGYGFHEDGLKAGKSAAQDLLGKKSGLLVNPKQMVPSWTEAGARLLVARFLGQYVSVGNLVLLEEGGTMFSFGETGKKCHAKSVLRVHDPMFYWKVATEADLGLADAYINGYFSFVDKREGLLNLFLILIANRDANKSNSSGASKRGWWTPLLLTAGVASAKYFLRHISRKNSVTQTRQNISQHYDLSNEFFSLFLDPSMTYSCAIFKTEDESLEAAQLRKVGLLIDKAKVERDHHVLEIGCGWGSLAIQLVKQTGCKYTGITLSVEQLKYAQRKVKEAGLEDHISFMLCDYRQIPTHRKYDRIISCEMIEGVGHEYMDDFFGCCESLLAQDGLFVLQFISIPEERYEEYRRSSDFIKEYIFPGGCLPSLARITSAMSAASRLCIEHLENIGYHYYPTLIRWRDNFMANKDAILALGFDDKFVRIWEYYFIYCAAGFKSRTLGNYQIVFSRPGNDKLGDNDPYASFPAANQS
- the LOC112880375 gene encoding uncharacterized protein LOC112880375 isoform X2 encodes the protein MRVAVVGAGVSGLAAAHELARSGGGGGGVRVTVYEKEDCLGGHARTVAVEDAAAGTVHLDLGFMVFNRVTYPNMLEWFEGLGVDMEISDMSFSVSTQLGTSGGRCEWGSRNGISGLLAQKSNAISPSFWRMIREILKFKNDALKYLEDRENNPDMDRNETLGQFIQSHGYSQFFQEAYLIPICACIWSCPSQGVLGFSAFFVLSFCRNHHLLQLFGRPQWLTVKGRSHSYVHKVREELESMGCQIKTSCEIKSVSSSNGGLRVTTFDGSEEMYDRVIFGVHAPDALKLLGAEATHEELRILGAFQYVSSDIYLHCDKSMMPQSSSAWSSWNFRGTTSKGVCVTYWLNLLQNIESTDRPFLVTLNPPNVPDHVLLKWYTSHPVPSVAAAKASLELHHIQGNRGIWFCGAYQGYGFHEDGLKAGKSAAQDLLGKKSGLLVNPKQMVPSWTEAGARLLVARFLGQYVSVGNLVLLEEGGTMFSFGETGKKCHAKSVLRVHDPMFYWKVATEADLGLADAYINGYFSFVDKREGLLNLFLILIANRDANKSNSSGASKRGWWTPLLLTAGVASAKYFLRHISRKNSVTQTRQNISQHYDLSNEFFSLFLDPSMTYSCAIFKTEDESLEAAQLRKVGLLIDKAKVERDHHVLEIGCGWGSLAIQLVKQTGCKYTGITLSVEQLKYAQRKVKEAGLEDHISFMLCDYRQIPTHRKYDRIISCEMIEGVGHEYMDDFFGCCESLLAQDGLFVLQFISIPEERYEEYRRSSDFIKEYIFPGGCLPSLARITSAMSAASRLCIEHLENIGYHYYPTLIRWRDNFMANKDAILALGFDDKFVRIWEYYFIYCAAGFKSRTLGNYQIVFSRPGNDKLGDNDPYASFPAANQS
- the LOC112880375 gene encoding uncharacterized protein LOC112880375 isoform X3, giving the protein MSPQPRRSRRKAWRTVPTSGDPQIVSTSASRVTYPNMLEWFEGLGVDMEISDMSFSVSTQLGTSGGRCEWGSRNGISGLLAQKSNAISPSFWRMIREILKFKNDALKYLEDRENNPDMDRNETLGQFIQSHGYSQFFQEAYLIPICACIWSCPSQGVLGFSAFFVLSFCRNHHLLQLFGRPQWLTVKGRSHSYVHKVREELESMGCQIKTSCEIKSVSSSNGAGLRVTTFDGSEEMYDRVIFGVHAPDALKLLGAEATHEELRILGAFQYVSSDIYLHCDKSMMPQSSSAWSSWNFRGTTSKGVCVTYWLNLLQNIESTDRPFLVTLNPPNVPDHVLLKWYTSHPVPSVAAAKASLELHHIQGNRGIWFCGAYQGYGFHEDGLKAGKSAAQDLLGKKSGLLVNPKQMVPSWTEAGARLLVARFLGQYVSVGNLVLLEEGGTMFSFGETGKKCHAKSVLRVHDPMFYWKVATEADLGLADAYINGYFSFVDKREGLLNLFLILIANRDANKSNSSGASKRGWWTPLLLTAGVASAKYFLRHISRKNSVTQTRQNISQHYDLSNEFFSLFLDPSMTYSCAIFKTEDESLEAAQLRKVGLLIDKAKVERDHHVLEIGCGWGSLAIQLVKQTGCKYTGITLSVEQLKYAQRKVKEAGLEDHISFMLCDYRQIPTHRKYDRIISCEMIEGVGHEYMDDFFGCCESLLAQDGLFVLQFISIPEERYEEYRRSSDFIKEYIFPGGCLPSLARITSAMSAASRLCIEHLENIGYHYYPTLIRWRDNFMANKDAILALGFDDKFVRIWEYYFIYCAAGFKSRTLGNYQIVFSRPGNDKLGDNDPYASFPAANQS
- the LOC112880375 gene encoding uncharacterized protein LOC112880375 isoform X4 translates to MLEWFEGLGVDMEISDMSFSVSTQLGTSGGRCEWGSRNGISGLLAQKSNAISPSFWRMIREILKFKNDALKYLEDRENNPDMDRNETLGQFIQSHGYSQFFQEAYLIPICACIWSCPSQGVLGFSAFFVLSFCRNHHLLQLFGRPQWLTVKGRSHSYVHKVREELESMGCQIKTSCEIKSVSSSNGAGLRVTTFDGSEEMYDRVIFGVHAPDALKLLGAEATHEELRILGAFQYVSSDIYLHCDKSMMPQSSSAWSSWNFRGTTSKGVCVTYWLNLLQNIESTDRPFLVTLNPPNVPDHVLLKWYTSHPVPSVAAAKASLELHHIQGNRGIWFCGAYQGYGFHEDGLKAGKSAAQDLLGKKSGLLVNPKQMVPSWTEAGARLLVARFLGQYVSVGNLVLLEEGGTMFSFGETGKKCHAKSVLRVHDPMFYWKVATEADLGLADAYINGYFSFVDKREGLLNLFLILIANRDANKSNSSGASKRGWWTPLLLTAGVASAKYFLRHISRKNSVTQTRQNISQHYDLSNEFFSLFLDPSMTYSCAIFKTEDESLEAAQLRKVGLLIDKAKVERDHHVLEIGCGWGSLAIQLVKQTGCKYTGITLSVEQLKYAQRKVKEAGLEDHISFMLCDYRQIPTHRKYDRIISCEMIEGVGHEYMDDFFGCCESLLAQDGLFVLQFISIPEERYEEYRRSSDFIKEYIFPGGCLPSLARITSAMSAASRLCIEHLENIGYHYYPTLIRWRDNFMANKDAILALGFDDKFVRIWEYYFIYCAAGFKSRTLGNYQIVFSRPGNDKLGDNDPYASFPAANQS